The sequence AATCAGCAGCGCCAAGACTGTGCCTATCAGCACGATAGCTAGCAGCAACATGCCTACCGGACGCAGCCAATGTGTGTCTTCCGGTTTGTCGTCTTGCTCGACAGCGCGCCACAAATTGCGGGCAAAGATATACAGCATCGGGAGCAGCAGCACCGATGGCCAGCCAAAGAGGAACAGTACCCGTTCCGAAGCCCATGCGCCTGCGCTGCCCATCCAATTGCTGACTACGCCGGGGGCGGCAGCGGTCGAGGGGCTCGGATCGGTTTGGCTGTAGCTCACGAGGGCAAGGCTCAAGAACAGCATGCCGCCGAACAACAGGCCTGCACCCGCCATTTGCGCGGCACGGCGCGCGCTGCGCCGAAACGCTGCCCGCCAGTCTGCCTGCGCCTTTGCTGCGCGTGATGCCATAATTCGTCTGCTCCTTAAGATTCACCATGCGCCGGGAGGTGAGTCCCCGTCAAGAATCCTTAGGTTTCCAGCGGAGTCGCGGTATTGAGGGAAAGCCCATCGATCGCGGCCCAACGCGGCCAATCCAGCGCTTTTGCCCGAGCTGCATCCATCCCGCCAAGAGCGACAACCGGCATTTCCGCCTGAGCGGCAAGTGCGCGAAACTGTGCCTCACCGAGGGCTGGCGCTCCTTCATGTGAGCGCGTTGGGAAAACGGGCGAAAGCAACACGGCATCCACGCGTAACTTGTTTGCTGCGGCGATCTCTTCCGCGTTATGTGCCGTGGCCAGACGCAGTCTGTTGGCGCCAAGGCCAACCACTTCGGGAGCACCATAGACGCCGTCTGCGCCCCATTCGCTTGCCGTTGCAGGCCCATCAGACAGAATGATTACATGGCCATGCATCCGCGCGGCGGCGGCCAAAGCATCAAAGCGAGCACGCCGCGCCGCAGCTTCGAGATGATAATGCCTGAACACGAAGCCCGATCCAGCTGGCAATGCAGCCAACGCCTGCTCCAGCACGGCGTCATTCCGCGCGTCGCTCAGCAGCCACAGATTGGGCAAGTTGGGCTGGTTTTGATCCACGCCTGAGTTATAGGGCCAGTTGATGGAAACTACAGCCACCCCGCTCGATGAAATTCACGGCCAGATCGCCGCAGCTGCCAAGCTCGCGCAACGTAAGGTCGAAGACGTTACCTTGATCGCCGTCAGCAAGACGCATCCGCCCGAGGCCATCCTGCCGCTTCTGGAACAGGGCCAGCGCGCGTTTGGCGAGAACCGTGTGCAGGAAGCGCAGGGTAAATGGCCTGCGCTGAAGGAGCAATATCCGGACACTGAGGTGCATTTGATCGGCCAACTTCAGTCTAATAAGGCTGATGACGCCGTTGCTCTATTCGACTGTATTCACTCGCTCGACCGGCCCAGTCTGGTGAAGGCTTTGGGCAAAGCGATGGACAAGGCGGATCGCCGTGTGCCGTGTTTTGTACAGGTCGATGTCGGCGAGGAAGACCAAAAGGGCGGCTGCGCGATTGGTGATCTTCCAGCACTTCTCAAACAGGCGGAAGACGCAGGAATTCCTGTGGTCGGCCTCATGTGCATCCCGCCGCTCAAGATTGAACCAGCACCTTTCTTTGCGCTTCTCGACAAGCTTGTGACCGATCACGGTCTGGCTGGCCGCAGCATGGGCATGAGCAGCGATTTCAAGACCGCCGTCATGATGGGCGCGACGCATATCCGCGTGGGCACGGCGCTGTTTGGAAAGCGCGGATCGCATTAATTCCAGTCGTGTAATATTCTTGCGTTGCCGCGCAATCGTTTCATCTGTAAAAGTGGCTCTCAATAAGGAGACGCTCCATGATTGTCGGCACACCCCGCGAAATTAAGAACCATGAATACCGTGTTGGCCTGACGCCTGAGAGCGTCCGCGAACTCGTATCACAGGGCAATGAAGTCTGGGTCGAAACCGGTGCTGGCCTAGGTATCGGAGCGACTGACGAAGAGTTTGAAAGCGCCGGCGGGATCATCAAACCCGACGCCAAAACAATCTTTGATGGCTGCGAAATGATCGTGAAGGTCAAAGAGCCGCAGGCCGTGGAACGCGCCATGCTGCGCGAGGGACAAATCCTTTACACCTACCTTCACCTCGCTCCCGATCCGGATCAGACGCGCGAACTCGTCGAAAGCGGCGTGACGGCGATTGCCTATGAAACGGTTACCGGACCGGGCGGTATTCTGCCGCTGCTCAAGCCCATGAGCCAAGTTGCGGGACGTATGAGCATTCAGGCCGGCGCCACTGCGCTGCAGAAAGAGCATCAGGGCCGCGGCGTTTTGATCGGCGGCGTACCCGGCGTGATGCCTGCCAATGTCGTCGTCATCGGCGGCGGCGTGGTTGGATTTAACGCCGCACAAATGGCTGTTGGTCTTGGCGGGCGTGTAAGCATTTTTGACCGCAATCCCGAGGTATTGGAAGCAGTCGGTACGCATTTCGAAAATCGCGCAGCCACGCGTTTCTCAAATAAAGCCAATCTCGAAGAGGCGGTCCGCGAGGCCGATCTGATTATCGGTGCTGTTCTGATCCCGGGTGCCGCAGCACCCAAGCTGATCACCCGCGAAATGCTTGGTTTCATGAAGCCTGGATCAGTTTTGGTCGATGTTGCTATCGATCAAGGCGGCTGTTTTGAAACCAGCAAAGCGACAACCCACGCCGATCCTACCTATGTCGTTGATGATATTGTCCATTACTGTGTCGCGAATATGCCCGGCGCAGTCGCACGTACCAGCACCTATGCGCTCAACAATGTCACCCTGCCCCACGCGTTGCGGATCGCGCGCATGGGCTGGAAAGAAGCCCTGCTCGACAACTCGCATCTTGCCGATGGCCTGAATGTGCACGCTGGCCGGGTGACCTATGCCGCAGTCGCAGAAGAACTGGGTTACGATCATCTGCCGATTGCCGAGGCGCTGGCCAAGTAACCAAACTATTACCAGGCCGGCATTTCTTGCTCGGTAAGTTAATCTGTATCTAAGAGATTGAGCGTACCGCGTTCGCATGGGACGGGGTTCATTCTGGCGCTTGATCGGCTTTTTGCTCGCACTGCTTGGCATGGGGGTCGCCGCGCCTGTCGCCGCCAGTCCCGTTTCAATACTTGCCGCTGCGTCTGCCGCCCATTGCAAAGCTAGCGGAAGCACTGACCTCGATCTTGCCGGATTTGTAGCATCGAACCCGCGATGGGACTGCCCGGGTGACTTCGAGGACCTCACCCCGCAGCGCATCGTGTTGCGGATCGAATTGCCAAATTCCGGATCTGGTAACGTGGCGCAGACAATGCCTGAACTACCACGTTACGCCGTCGGCCGCCGCGCAGTTTTCGACAATTTGGAAGTCTTGACGGTCGATGCTGATGGCAGCACCAGAACGCGAGAGGTCGCGTTCAAAAACATCCAGCCAGCGATGCTCGATCGGCAATTCGCTGTCGAACTACCGGCGGTCACCAAGCAAACGCGCTACGTTTATATCGCGATAGAAGGTACCAATCATAGCGTCGTGTTCGACTTCATCCGGCTGGAGCACGATCTACCGGGCACATCGCAAAGTGACCGGACCCAGCTTCTGCTGCTGGCTTTGCTTTGCGGAATGCTGCTCATGCCCTTGGCCCTCAACCTCGCTTTTTACCGAGTGCTGCGCGAATCCTTCGTTCTGTGGCACTTCGCGATGGTCGTCAGTATGTTCGCGCAGGTCGTATTTATCTCGCGCCTATATTCTCCGCTTTTGACAATCGAAGCGCCTACACTCCGTATGCTGGCGATTGCATCCTTTGGAGCGATTCTGGGCACGGGGATAATGTTTGCCGCAAACTTTATCGAGGAAGATAAACTCTCGCCACAGCTCCGCCGGTTGCTCCCTTGGGGTGCGGGTTGGCTCGCGATCATCACCACTATCTATACGATCGGCTATTCGTCGATGGGACGATATGGTGCGGATCTGTTCTATTTCGGCTGTGCGCCATTAGTGGTGTTGTTCATGGCAGTCGCATGGGATGCCATAAAGCGGGGAAGCCGTGCCGCGTGGTTCCAACTAGTCGGCTGGACCCCGCTTATATTGGTTGGGATCACCCGGCTCGTAACCTACGCGCTGCCCGGTGTTCCTTCGCTCGATGCAAACACGCTCTTTTACGTGGCAGTCGGGCTCGAGGTTATTGCCACCACATTGGGTGTTGCCGACCGCTTCATGATCATCCGGATTGAACGAGACCGGGCACGGGCCTCAGCGCGAATTATGGAAGAGCTTTCAGAGCGTGACCATCTAACCGGATTGATGAACCGCCGCGCAATCGAACCCAATTGGGAACGGCTGCGGAAAGGCGGATATGATACGCTCGCCTTGCTTGATCTGGATCACTTCAAAGCGGTAAATGACAAACACGGGCACCAGTTTGGCGATGAAGTCTTGAAGTCGGTCGCGCAGGCCATTTCGGCCGATTCTGATGCTCTGGCTATGCGCCTGGGCGGCGAAGAGTTCTTGCTCTTGATGCGCGGATCGAAGGCAAAAGAGCGCGCCGAAAGGCTTCGCCAAGCGATACCTCTGCGCGTCGCCGCTGACGTTTCTGGTCTGGATCACATGCTGACCGCCAGCATGGGTGTGGTGGAAATGCCCCGAAACGGCCTGCTGGGATTGGGCTTCAGCGAAATATATGATTATGCCGATAGGCTCGCCTATCAAGCCAAGGAAGCTGGACGGAACCGGGCGGTTTGCGAAAAGCTTGCCGATTTCACCCCCACACAAAACCGCCGTAAAGGTGACCGTAGAACTGCTGCCTAAGCCGCCTTGGCGCGCCACTTCTTGTAACGCTTGGTCCGGCGCGCTGTGCGGAACTGGTCAGCCAGTAAGGCTCCCAGCGGCGAGACGTTCGGCTTCACATCTTTCCCTTGCGAAATGCGCTCCAGCTGCGCCTTGGTGACGGACATCGTCGCCAATCCCTTCAAAGCGCCTGACTTCCACGTGATTTCCGGCCAGACAACCTCGGTGTTTTCACCGGCTTCCCAATTATGCGGGAGATCAGGGTCGAACGCCAGCGCGCGGGCGATGCCGAGCATCGCAACACCAAATCCGGCAGCATCTTTCTCCAGAGCATCTTTCGCGACATCGAGCCGCGTGATCCCGCCGGTCACCATGATCGGCATTTTCGCGACGTGAGCGATATCGCGTGCGAATTTGACGAAATAGGCTTCGCGCTTTTCGGTACTGGTTTGTTCGGGACTATCCTCCGACGTAGTGCCTTGCATCGCAGGGCTTTCATACGATCCGCCGGACAGTTCAACGCAGTCGAGCGCTTTGTCGTTCAGCCATTCTACGACTTGGCGGGCGTCCTCAAACGAGAAACCTCCCTTTTGGAAATCGGCGGAGTTCAGCTTCACCCCGACCCCGAACGCCGGACCGACACGGGCGCGCACTGCATCCACGATGGAAAGCAGGAACCGCGCGCGGTTTTCGAGGCTACCGCCCCACTTGTCTGTCCGCTGATTCACAAGCGGCGACAGGAACTGGCTGACCAAATAGCCATGTGCGGCGTGAATTTGCACACCGTCGAAACCGGCCCTCTCGGCCTGCTGCGCCGTATCGGCAAAGCGGGTGATGATTGCTTCGATCTCCGGCTCTGTCAGCGCGCGCGGCTGGCCCATCATATTGGAAAATTTACCCAGATCGACCGGCACATCGGATGGCGAAACCGCTTGTTCGCCCATCGCCTTGTAAACCTGACGCCCGGGATGGTTGATCTGCATCCACATCTGACCGCCGCCAGACTTGCCTACTTCTGCCCAGCGGGCGAAACGGTCAATCGGCGTTTGCTTCTGCAGCACGACACCGCCTGGCCCGGTCAGCGCATCGGGTGCGACCATCACATTACCGGTCAGGATCATACCCGAGCCACCTTTTGCCCAACGCTCATACAGAGCAAACAGCGCCTGCCCCGGAAGCTGGCCTTCTTCCGCGAGATTTTCTTCCATCGCGGCCTTGCAAATACGGTTCGGCACCACCGCGCCATTGGGCAGTTCAAGCGGCGTAAAAAGCAGCGAGTTGGTCATTCGGTTTCCTCGATAAATGGGGCAAGAACTTCGGGTCGGACGCGCGCAAGGCGCCCGCTTTCCTTGTCCAACATGGCCCATGTCGTGTTGGCGCTGACAATCACTTTGCCAGCCGCATTGCGAAAGTCGACGCGGCGGACGGACTTCGCGCCCTTTGCTTCATCCGGGATCCAGGTTTCGCCGGTTACGCTTTCGCCCGCCTCGATATTGCCGCGATAATCAATCTCGTGCCGGATCACGAGCCAGATGAAGGCTTCCCGATCTTCGGGCCGCGCGACAGCGTCCCAATGCGCGGTCGCCATATCCTGAACCCATTGAACCCAGACAGCATTGTTCACATGGCCCATCACATCAATATGCTCGGGCGCTGCGGTGAAGGAGTGGGTGAAGCGCATCACGTTCGAAGTCATAGCTTATCCCACGGGATGAATGGTATCAGAAAGACCAGTAACAGGACTAATGACCATTTACGCCATTTGAGAAGTCCCGCCCAACACCACAAAATGACACCAAGCACCGCAAGAGGCGTGAAGAGAACCAAATCAGCTGCGTTTGGGACGAATGGGGCCAGTGTCGCGATTGGCAAGGCGCACAATAGCGATAATCTAATCAGCAGAGGGCCGAACCAAATCCGCGACTCGTTCACTCCTCAACCCCCATCTGCCATAGGATGAAGGCGAACTCTTCGGCGGTTTCTTTGAGGCTTTCGAACCGGCCCGATTTGCCGCCATGGCCCGCGCCCATATTGGTTTTGAGCAGCAGAATATTGTCGTCGGTCTTGAGCTCGCGCAATCGGGCGACCCACTTTGCAGGCTCCCAATAGGTGACGCGCGGATCGTTGAGGCCCGCTGTCACCAGCATCGGCGGATAATCCTGTGCAGCCACCTGATCATAGGGGCTGTAGCTGGCGATAAGCTCATAGGCGGCCTTGTCCTCGATAGGATTGCCCCATTCGGGCCACTCGCCCGGCGTCAGCGGTAGGCTGGCATCAAGCATCGTGTTGAGCACATCGACAAAGGGCACATGCGCAACGACCGCACCGAACAGCTCGGGATCAGAATTGATCACAGCGCCCATCAGCTCGCCGCCAGCCGATCCGCCTGAAATGCTGATTTTGCCAGCTTCGGTGTAGCCGCGATCCACCAGTCCTTTTGCGACATCAACGAAGTCGCTGAAGGCATTGGTGCGCTGCTCTAGCTTGCCCGCCTTGTACCAGGCGCGGCCCAAATCGTCGCCGCCGCGAATATGGGCGATGACATAAGCGAAACCGCGATCGACGAGGCTGAATCGCGTGGTCGAGAAGCCCGGCTCGATTGCGATGCCATAGGCACCATAGCCATAAAGATGCAGCGGACCGCCCTGCTGGCGATCCTTGCGATATATAATGCTGGCGGGGATCATGGTCCCGTCGCGTGCTTCGATTTCCAGCCGCTCGGTCGTGTAAAGCGATGCGTCATATCCCGAAGGAATTTCCTGCACCTTCAACTCTTCAAGGCGCTGCTCCGCAACGTGATAATCAAACACCGTATTGGGCGTGACCATCGAATTGTAGGCCATACGCAGCACCGGACTGTCATATTCCGGATTGCCAGCAGAACCCACGCTGAAGCTCGCTTCCGGCCATTCGACAGGTTCGATGCGGGCGGGATCATCATAATAGCGCAGCTCCACACGGTCCAAACCGCGCAGCCGCCCCTCGGTAATGTAGAAATCTTTAAACAGTTCGAGCCCGGTCAGATAGAAATCGTCTGACCCCTCGATCAAAGTCGTCCATGCGCCGGGCTGACCAAGCGGCGCAGTCGCAGCGCGGAAGTTTTCATGCGTGTCATTAGTATGGATAAATAAGGTGCCGTCGCGCAGGTCGACATCATATTCCACACCCTTCTGCCGCGCCTTTACAAGCACAGGCGCTGCCGCCGGATCGGATGCTGACACCAGCCGTACTTCGCTGGTTTCGTGGTCTGACGACCCAATCAGGAGCCAGTCGTCTTGCGCAGAGATTGAAGTGCCAACACGGAAACCTTCGTCGTCTTCGTGATAGAGTTCGATATCATCTTCAATCGGCTGGCCCAACCAGTGAAGCCGCGCATTGTCAGTCCGCCATTGTTCATTGGCTAGCGAATAGACGAGCGCCTTGTCCTCCGCGCACCACACCAGCGCGGAAAGTGTACCGGGGATCTCATCAGGCAGATGCTCGCCGCTCGCCAGATCCTTGATCCGCATGGTGAAGCGTTCGGACCCACTGTCGTCGATGGAATAGGCCAGCAGCTTGCCGTCCTTGCTGACGGACAGCGCGCCGAGACGGAAATATTCCTTGCCGTCCGCGAGTGCGACCTCGTCGAGGATTAGCTGGTCGTCCCCGCCAGCGGCAGGTTTGCGCCACCACTTGCGATATTCCGCGCCTTCTTCGAACTCGGTCCAATAAAGGTAGTCGCCATCTTTCTGCGGGACCGACTTGTCGGCTTCCTTTATGCGTGCGCGCATTTCAGTAAACAGCGCATCGATCCGTTCCTGCCGGTCGCCCATACGCGCCTTGAACCACGCGTTCTCGGCCTCAAGGTGGGCGAGAATCTCCTCGTCCTCCACCTTGGGATAGCCGGGATCGCGCAGCCACGCGTAATCATCGGTCATTTCGATACCGTGGTGGGTCGAGGTCGAAGGGCGTTTTACCGCGACCGGAGCGGAACGGGATGGCGACACTGGAGTGGCATTGGTCATCAGCGGCGTCTATTGTGCGCGCGAAAGGACCGCAAGCCATGCTTATGCACACTCACGAAGCCCGCCTCGACGCCCTCCGTAAGGAGCTGGAGCGCCGGGGACTCGATGGTTTCGTTATTCCCATCTCCGATGAACACATGTCCGAATATGTCGGGGCCTATGCCCAGCGGCTTGGCTGGCTCAGTGGTTTTGGAGGATCGGCAGGCACGGGTCTGGTCATGAAAGACCGCGCGGTGATGTTCGTTGATGGACGCTACACGATCCAAGTGCGCGAACAGGTGGACGGCCAATTCTGGGAATATGAGAATGTCCCTTCGACCAGCATCTCCAAATGGCTGAAGGAAAACGCCGCCGAAGGCACAAAGCTTGGCTATGACGCATGGCTGCATGGCCGCGACTGGGCAAATTCAGTCGAGGCCGTGCTTGCCGAAAAAGGCGGCGAGCTGGTTCCGACGGACGGCAATCCATTGGATGCTGTGTGGCAGGACCAACCGGAAGCATCGACCGCCGTGGCCGTTCCTTATGAGGACGAGCTGGCAGGCAAATCCTCGGCGGCCAAGCGCGGCGAGATCGGCGAGTGGCTGCAGGCGGAGGGGCTTGATGCAACCGTGGTTTCCGCGCTCGATTCGGTCGCATGGTTGCTCAATGTTCGCGGCGAGGATGTCGACAATACGCCGGTAACCTTGTCATTCGTCGTCGCCCATGCCGACGGCACGGCAGAGATGTTCATCGCGCCTGAAAAGGTTACGCCTGAGCTGACAGCCCATCTCGGCAACGCAGTAAAAATTCGCGACCGCGATGATTTCGTCCCGACTTTGAAGGCGATGAAGGGTAAGCGCGTTGCAGTTGATGCAGACCGTTCCGTTGCTGCGATCTTTGCTGCGTTGGGAGAAGCGGGCGCGACCATTGTCACCACGCGCGATCCGACAGTACTGCCTCGCGCTCAAAAGAACCCCGCCGAACAGCAGGGCCACCGCGATGCCCAAGCAATCGACGGCGTTGCGATTACCAAATTCCTGCATTGGCTGTCCGTCGAAGGGCCCAAAGGCGAGCTCGACGAACTCTCTGCCGCTGCGCAATTGTTCAAATTCCGCAGCGAATGCGGCGATCTGCGCGGGCGTTCATTCGACACTATTTCAGGAGCAGGCTCTAACGGGGCCAGCCCCCATTACAGCGTGAATGAAGAGACCAACGCGCCGCTGGTACCAGGCAGCGTATTCCTGTGCGATTCAGGCGGCCAATACCCCGCAGGAACGACGGACATTACGCGCACTGTCTGGATTGCTGGTGCAGGTGACAAAGCCTCCCCGCCGGCTGACATTCGCGACCGCTTTACCCGGGTACTGCAAGGCCACATCGCACTGGATCGCCAAATATTCCCTGATGGTACTACCGGCGGACAGCTCGATGTACTCGCCCGCCAGTTTCTTTGGATGGACGGCGTTGATTATGGACATGGCACAGGCCACGGGGTCGGCGCATTCCTGATGGTTCACGAAGGGCCGCAGCGGATCGCCAAGCCCGCTGGCGGACAGGCTGGCACAAACGAGCCGCTACGCGCCGGTATGATCTGCTCGAACGAACCCGGCTATTACAAGGCAGGCGAATACGGCATCCGGATTGAAAACCTTGTCCTCGTCGAGCCGCGCGAGATCGCCGGATCTGATGGCGACTATCTTGGTTTCGAAACACTCACCCTCGCCCCGATTGCGCGCGATATGGTCGACACCTCGATGCTGTCGCGAGCGGAAAAGGCATGGTGGAACGATTATCATGCGAAGGTAGAGGAAGTGCTCGCGCCGCAAATGGAAGGCGAAACGCTAGCCTTCCTCAAGGATGCCTGTCAGCCCTTGTAGGGACCTTTGTGTTCCTGTAATGTTCCCTTACATCACGAGTCGCAAAGGGAGAGAAACTATGATCGGTTACGTCACGCTCGGCACGAAGAACCTGAAAGAACACGCGAAATTTTATGACGCTATCGCCAAAGAGTTTGGTGTCGGCAGAATGATGGACATGGACACATTTATCGCATGGGGCGAAATGGGCGGTCCGGCAGGTGTCGCTATTACCCAGCCGTTTGACGGCAATGAAGCGACAGTCGGCAACGGTACAATGGTGGCATTGCAGGCCAAGGATGCCGATCAGGTAAAGCGCATTTACGACATCGCCATTGCCCAAGGCGGCAAGGACGAAGGCGCTCCCGGTGACCGCGGCGGCGGCTTCTACGCCGGTTATTTCCGCGATCTGGACGGCAATAAGCTCAACGCATTCTGCATGGTGCAGGCAGACTGAAAGGTGGCGGGTCCTCAAGACCTCCACGATAATTTTATTCATCTGGGGTTGGGTGCGACTGCGGTGACCCAGCCGCCATTTGATGGCCCCTCTTACGATGCAGCGCAGTGGTATGCTGGCTACGGCCAGCGCCACGGCGATGACGGCGCAGAGGGTCGGCTGGTTTCCATGTACCGCTTCGACAAGTCATGGGACGTTTGGGAAATGCACCCCAAAGGTACCGAAGTCGTCATCTGCATCTCTGGCGCAATGGAGCTCATCCAAGAAGGCGCGAATGGCGAACATATCCGCACGGCCTTGAAACCCGGCGAATATGCCATCAACCAGCCCGGCGTTTGGCATACGGCAGATGTAGACGGCGCAGCGGAAGCGATGTTCATCACTGCCGGCCAAGGTACCGAGCACCGGCCGCGCTAAGGGGCGGTTTGCGCCCAGATTAACGCAGCGCCGTTCCTGCGACACTTTGCGACAAAGTAGCGCAAATCCGGCATAAAGCTGCGACATGATGCCCCTAGAACAGGATCAAGGGTTGCGGTGATGCTGAAAAGTTTCTCCCCCTTCTGAAAGTAGCGCCGCAGCCCGCCTTTTGAGTTTTAGGAGTACTAACATGACCACCAAGAAGAAAATCACCCTCGGCCTTTCCGCTGCCGTTCTCGCCCTTACCGCAGGCGGCGTTGCCATTGCCGCACAGGGCGGCGGCAAGCAAAACCGCGCCGACGCCAATGGCGACGGCCAAGTCACGCTGGCAGAGCATAACGCCGCAACAACTGCACGCTTTGCCAAGATGGACGCCAATGGCGACGGTCTACTTAACCCCGCAGATCGCGAAGCCAAAAAGGCCGAACGCTTTGCTGCAATGGATGCCGACAATAATGGCGAAGTTTCCCAAGCCGAAATGCTGGCCCACCGCGAAACCCGCAAAGCAGAGCGGGCCGAACGCAAAGAACAGCGGTCGCAGCGCCGCGCCGAACGCCGCGAATCACGCGGAGCGGAGCGTTTCGCCAGCTTAGATACGGACGGTAGCGGCGGTCTTTCCGCTGCGGAAATGGAAGCCGGTAAAGAGGCGCGCCAGGAGGCTCGCGGTGAACGCCGGGGCAAACGCGGTGACCGGATGGAACGCGGCGGTAAGCGCGGCGGTGACCGGATGGGTCGGCGCGGTGGACGTGGCGGCGAACGGGGCGGCGCAAAGCAAATGCTGGAAATGGCCGACGCGAATAAGGATGGCGCAGTCAGCCAAGCCGAATTCACCGCCGCTGCGGATCAGCGCTTCACCACGGCTGATGCCGACAATAACGGTATCGTTACCAAGGAAGAACGCAAAGCAGCCCGCGAGAAGATGCGCGCAGAGCGTCGCGCGAACCGCGCAGGTTGATAGCGGCCCACAAGCACTGGTAGGCGCAGAACTTAGAAATGACTGAAACTGCGCCCACCAACATCTTGCTCGTCGATGACGAAGCATCCCTTAGAGAACCCCTGGCCGAGTATCTTACCGGTCAGGGATTTTCCGTGCGCGGCGCCGAAAACGCGTCTGCCGCTCGGACATTCCTGCGCGATACGCCCCCCGATCTGGTGCTGTTGGATGTCATGATGCCGGGCGAAGACGGCCTGTCCCTTTGCCGCTTCATTACCGAAAATCTCGAACTACCGGTCATTCTCCTGACCGCTCGCGGAGAGGCGACCGACCGAATTGTCGGACTGGAAATCGGGGCAGACGATTATGTCGTCAAACCCTTCGAACCACGCGAACTGGTCGCCCGCATCCGCTCGGTCTTGCGGCGCGGTGCACGCAGCGCAGGCACACAAGCGACAAGCGACGAACTGGCTTATGAATTCGAAGGGTGGCAGCTCGATACGCTCAAGCACCGCCTGACTGATCCCGAAGGCGCATTAGTGCCGATATCCGCCGCCGAGTACCGGCTACTCAGCGCATTCCTTGATCGCCCGCGTCAGGTTCTCGACCGCGACCGCTTGCTGGACATCGTGCAGGGCCGCGAGGCCCATGCTTTCGACCGCGCGGTGGATAATCAGGTCAGCCGGTTACGCGGCAAGATCGAAGTGGACCGCAGCGATCCGCAGTTGATCCAGACCGTGCGCGGTGGCGGCTACCGGTTCGCCGCCGATGTGGCGCGCGTCCAAGGCCGCAGCAACTGATGCGTTTCTGGCCAAAATCACTTCGCGGGCAGGTTTTGGCCGCGCTCGCGCTTGCGTTGATCGTTGCACAAGGCGTCAATCTGGTCCTGCTGCAACGCTCGCAGATGGCCCGGCAAGATGGCATGGTGGCAAATAGCGCCGCATTCCGCCTCCTTTCCTTTGATCGCAGGCAGCAAGAGGATCGGCCCCAAGGGCGCGAACGCAGAGGTGGCCCCGGCAGCCGAGAACGTCGCGGAGATCGCCGCGGTGCTCTGAGAGATATCGCTTTCGGCGCAGCCCCAACGC comes from Altererythrobacter sp. ZODW24 and encodes:
- a CDS encoding S9 family peptidase codes for the protein MTNATPVSPSRSAPVAVKRPSTSTHHGIEMTDDYAWLRDPGYPKVEDEEILAHLEAENAWFKARMGDRQERIDALFTEMRARIKEADKSVPQKDGDYLYWTEFEEGAEYRKWWRKPAAGGDDQLILDEVALADGKEYFRLGALSVSKDGKLLAYSIDDSGSERFTMRIKDLASGEHLPDEIPGTLSALVWCAEDKALVYSLANEQWRTDNARLHWLGQPIEDDIELYHEDDEGFRVGTSISAQDDWLLIGSSDHETSEVRLVSASDPAAAPVLVKARQKGVEYDVDLRDGTLFIHTNDTHENFRAATAPLGQPGAWTTLIEGSDDFYLTGLELFKDFYITEGRLRGLDRVELRYYDDPARIEPVEWPEASFSVGSAGNPEYDSPVLRMAYNSMVTPNTVFDYHVAEQRLEELKVQEIPSGYDASLYTTERLEIEARDGTMIPASIIYRKDRQQGGPLHLYGYGAYGIAIEPGFSTTRFSLVDRGFAYVIAHIRGGDDLGRAWYKAGKLEQRTNAFSDFVDVAKGLVDRGYTEAGKISISGGSAGGELMGAVINSDPELFGAVVAHVPFVDVLNTMLDASLPLTPGEWPEWGNPIEDKAAYELIASYSPYDQVAAQDYPPMLVTAGLNDPRVTYWEPAKWVARLRELKTDDNILLLKTNMGAGHGGKSGRFESLKETAEEFAFILWQMGVEE
- a CDS encoding aminopeptidase P family protein — translated: MLMHTHEARLDALRKELERRGLDGFVIPISDEHMSEYVGAYAQRLGWLSGFGGSAGTGLVMKDRAVMFVDGRYTIQVREQVDGQFWEYENVPSTSISKWLKENAAEGTKLGYDAWLHGRDWANSVEAVLAEKGGELVPTDGNPLDAVWQDQPEASTAVAVPYEDELAGKSSAAKRGEIGEWLQAEGLDATVVSALDSVAWLLNVRGEDVDNTPVTLSFVVAHADGTAEMFIAPEKVTPELTAHLGNAVKIRDRDDFVPTLKAMKGKRVAVDADRSVAAIFAALGEAGATIVTTRDPTVLPRAQKNPAEQQGHRDAQAIDGVAITKFLHWLSVEGPKGELDELSAAAQLFKFRSECGDLRGRSFDTISGAGSNGASPHYSVNEETNAPLVPGSVFLCDSGGQYPAGTTDITRTVWIAGAGDKASPPADIRDRFTRVLQGHIALDRQIFPDGTTGGQLDVLARQFLWMDGVDYGHGTGHGVGAFLMVHEGPQRIAKPAGGQAGTNEPLRAGMICSNEPGYYKAGEYGIRIENLVLVEPREIAGSDGDYLGFETLTLAPIARDMVDTSMLSRAEKAWWNDYHAKVEEVLAPQMEGETLAFLKDACQPL
- a CDS encoding VOC family protein, whose protein sequence is MIGYVTLGTKNLKEHAKFYDAIAKEFGVGRMMDMDTFIAWGEMGGPAGVAITQPFDGNEATVGNGTMVALQAKDADQVKRIYDIAIAQGGKDEGAPGDRGGGFYAGYFRDLDGNKLNAFCMVQAD
- a CDS encoding cupin domain-containing protein, whose translation is MTQPPFDGPSYDAAQWYAGYGQRHGDDGAEGRLVSMYRFDKSWDVWEMHPKGTEVVICISGAMELIQEGANGEHIRTALKPGEYAINQPGVWHTADVDGAAEAMFITAGQGTEHRPR
- a CDS encoding response regulator, coding for MTETAPTNILLVDDEASLREPLAEYLTGQGFSVRGAENASAARTFLRDTPPDLVLLDVMMPGEDGLSLCRFITENLELPVILLTARGEATDRIVGLEIGADDYVVKPFEPRELVARIRSVLRRGARSAGTQATSDELAYEFEGWQLDTLKHRLTDPEGALVPISAAEYRLLSAFLDRPRQVLDRDRLLDIVQGREAHAFDRAVDNQVSRLRGKIEVDRSDPQLIQTVRGGGYRFAADVARVQGRSN